The genomic interval AATCGACCACACGCGCCTCGTCGTCGAGGACGACGACGGCGTCCGAGAGCGTCTCGACCAACCGCGTGCGAGCGACGGGTGCGATGTCGAACAGCCCCATCCCGAACACGCCGACCGTCGTCGCGAGGATGAACGGCAACGCACCGTAGCCGCCGTACTGAAAGGTTTCGACCGGGCCGAGTTCCAGGATCGACGCGATGTTCGCCGTCCCGACACCGATGGCACCGGTGTACAGCAGCGCCGTCCGGATCCGGTTCCCCCGCCGGGTCCGCCCGATGAACTGCGAGAGCACGAGCACGCCGATCAGGACGAACGCGTAGGTGATGGTCAGGAACAGGTAGTACACCGGCCCGCGGACCGCGCTGCCGTGGAAGAACGGCGTCTGGACGCGCACGACATCGGTCAACAAGAGGTGGTGTGTGCCGTTTGTCACCGCGAGCACGGCGTAGCCCCCGACGACGAGGGCCGAGACCACCTGGACCCATCGCTGTCGGTGGAGGTCGCTGTCGGTGTAGGCCGCGACGAAGGCGACCCAGAGGAAGCTCGCGAGAAACCCCGTGAACTTCTCGCTGATCACGAGCGCGCGGGCCAGTCGCCACTCCGTCGTGAGGACCAGCGCGACGAGCTGGAGCTGCCAGAGGATCCCCGCGACGAACACCACTGCGAGGTACAACCTGACGCCGCGGACCTCGTTCTGTGTCCGCCAGAGCACGCCGCCGACGGCCAGCGAGAGGAAAACGGTGAGCACTGGCGGGACGACGTGCGCGACCACGACGGGTGGAACCGCCACAGGCTGTGTCTCGTGTCGACGATTATCAATATACCGTCGGTTCGCCCGGCACGCCCGGTCCCGCCTCCGCTGCCGGACTAGCGCCGCGGTGCAAGCGCCTTTCGGGCTGGCAGTGTGAGAACCGGTATGCACGTGATCGTCCACGGCGGCGCCGGGAGCGCACCCGACCAGCCGACCGAGCGCCGCGAGACCCTCGACGAGGCAGCCACGAGGGCCGCGACGCGGCGACACCGATCGAGGCCGTCCGCGCGGCGGTTCGCCCGCTGGAACGCGAGCCGGCGTTCAACGCCGGCGTGGGTGGGGCCGTCCAGAGCGACGGCGTGGTCCGGACGGACGCCGGCCTGATGACCGCCGACGGGACCGCCGGCGCGGCCTGCTCGATGCCGGGCGTCGCCCACGCCGTCGATGTCGCACACGCCGTCGCCACGGAGACGCCACACCTCCTCGTCGCCGGCCAGCAAGCGGTCGACCTCGCAGGGGTGTGTGGCGTCGACACCGACGAATCGCTCCTGACCGACGAGACCCGGCGTCGCTGGACCGACGCCGACCCGCCGGGACCGCTGGACGAGGCCCACCTCCAGTGGGTCCGGGACCGATTTGGCGGCCACGACACCGTCGGCGCGGTGGCCACCGACGGCGACCGCCTGGCGACGGCGACCTCGACAGCCGGCCGGTGGTTCGCGCTGGCCGGCCGCGTCGGCGACGTTCCGCACCTGGGCGCGGGGTTCTACGCGGACGAGCGCGGCGGCGCGAGCGCGACCGGCGAGGGCGAGGCGATCGCGCGGTTCGGCCTCGCCCGGCGAGCCGTCGAGTCGCTCGACACCTACGGCCCCCGGCAGGCCGCCAGCGAGGCGATCGACGAGTTCGCCGCCGAGACGGACGGCCGCGCCGGCGTGATCGTCATGGACCGAGCCGGTCACGCCGGCGCGGAGTTCAACAGCCAGGCGATGCAGACGGCACGCGCCGGTCCGGAGTGAACGTTTATCCCCGAGAGGGGCGAATCTCGGTCCGTGACTCCCGTCTATCTCGCCCTCGCGTCCGTCTGTGCCCTCCTCGCGGCCGCGGTCGCCGGCCACGACGCGGCCACCAGAGATCGCCCCTGGGGCCGTGTCGCCGTCGGGGTCGGCGGCGCGACCGCTGTCGGCTGTGGTGGCGCCCTCCTGAGCAGTGACTGGCTCGTGACCAGCTACGCCGCCGTGACCGGTGGTCCCCTCGTCGTTACGTCGCCCCGGGAGGTGTTCGCGCTCGTGGTCGGTGTCGTCGCGCTCGTCGCCGTCCTGTCGGGATACGGCGCCCTCTCGCGGTTCCGGCCGACCGGCTGAGTCCAACGGCAAACGCTTTCACCCACAGCGCACAACGACGGGGCATGAGCGACGTGGACCTCCAGGCCGAGCAGTACGAGCAGTGCCGCGAGGCCGGTGAGATTCTCGCACAGGTACGCGACGAGGCCGCCCAGCGGGTCGAGGTCGGCGCCAGCCACCTCGAACTCGCGGAGTGGGCCGAAGACCGCATCCGGGAGCTGGGCGGCGAACCGGCGTTCCCGGTCAACATCTCGATCGACGAGGAGGCCGCCCACGCGACCCCCTCGCGTGACGACGACGCCACCTTCGGCGAGGAGATGATCAACCTCGACATCGGCGTCCACGTCGACGGCTGGCTGGCCGACACGGCCGTCACCGTCGACCTCTCGGGACACGACGACCTGGCCGCGGCCTCCGAGGAGGCGCTAGACGCCGCCCTCGAGGTCGCCGGCCCGGGCGTCGATGTCGGACAGATCGGTGCCGCCGTCGAGGATGTCATCGAGGGGTACGGCTTCAACCCCGTTGTCAACCTCACCGGTCACGGACTGGGCCACTGGGAACAGCACACGGCCCCGAACATCCCCAACCGCGAGGTCCAGCAGGGCGCCGTCCTGGAGACCGGTGACGTGGTCGCCATCGAACCGTTCGCGACCGACGGCGGCGGCAAGGTCCAGGAGGGCGCCGAGGAGGAGATCTTCGCGCTCGAACGGGAAGGCAACGTCCGGAACCGCCAGGCGCGGCAGGTGCTCGACCAGATCGCCGAGGAGTTCCGGACGCTGCCCTTCGCCGCCCGCTGGCTCGACTCCTCGCGGGCCGAGATGGCGCTTCGCCGCCTCCAGCAACAGGGGATCGTCCACGGCTATCCCGTCCTCAAGGAACAGGACGGCTACTACGTCAGCCAGAAAGAACACACCGTCATCATCACCGAGGACGGCTGTGAAGTGACGACTCGCTCGCGGTAATCAGGCGTTGTTCATCCGGATCTTCGTCGTGGTGCCACAGACCTGGCACTCGCTGACCCGGTAGGGTTCCCGTGAGAAGGCTGCGTTCTCGGGCTGGGAGCTCTCGGTCAGGATCTCGACCCTGACCGCGTGGGGCGTCTCGCGGTCACACGTGGAACAGGGCTCGGCCATGTCCGGATCGTGGGGTGTCGTTGCCATCGTACCCGAAACGAGGGCGATAGACCGCATAAAAACCCAGTTCGGTTCCACACCGTTCAGATCGTTTATCGCGGGACGGCAGCGGGAAAATCGGAACGGCGTCGCTCGTTGCCCCGAGAGACTTTATCGACCGTTCTCCTGCCGTTTTCACCCCATTTCACGGATGAACGGCCGATAGTTTTATATCCCTGTTTTCGAGGTGTGCGAAGCGGTTTAGGGGCCGCTGGACGGAGTGTCGGCGCATGGATCAGGTGTTTGCGCCGTGGCGGATCGAGTGGGTCGAACGCGAGGAGTCGGACCCGGGCGTCGACTGCGTGTTCTGTGCGTTCCGGGACGACGACGCCGACCGCGAGAACCGGGTGGTCGCCCGGAGCGATCGGTCGTTCGTGCTGTTGAACAACTACCCGTACAACCCCGGGCACGTGATGGTCATCCCCCACGACCACACCGGGGAGTACGGCGAGCTTACCGAGGCGGCCCTGCTGGACCACGCCCGGCTGAAACAGCGGGCCTTCGACGCGCTGGAGACCGCGATGGGGCCGGACGCGTTCAACGCGGGACTGAACCTCGGCGGGTCCGCCGCCGGGGGGTCGATCGACGACCACCTCCACACCCACGTCGTCCCCCGGTGGGACGGCGACACGAACTTCATGCCGGTCGTCAGCGACACGAAGGTGATCGTCGAGGCGGTCGACGACACCTACGAGCGGCTACACGACGCGTTCGCCGAACAGGACGGGGCCGACGTGTCGGGGCCGGACAGCGCCGTTCGGTTCGCCTGAGCCCGAGCCGATTTCCGGATTCTGGAAACCACGCCCACCCGTCTTTACCGTGGCACCGGCAGCCACGGGTGTGGTCTC from Haloarcula pelagica carries:
- the map gene encoding type II methionyl aminopeptidase produces the protein MSDVDLQAEQYEQCREAGEILAQVRDEAAQRVEVGASHLELAEWAEDRIRELGGEPAFPVNISIDEEAAHATPSRDDDATFGEEMINLDIGVHVDGWLADTAVTVDLSGHDDLAAASEEALDAALEVAGPGVDVGQIGAAVEDVIEGYGFNPVVNLTGHGLGHWEQHTAPNIPNREVQQGAVLETGDVVAIEPFATDGGGKVQEGAEEEIFALEREGNVRNRQARQVLDQIAEEFRTLPFAARWLDSSRAEMALRRLQQQGIVHGYPVLKEQDGYYVSQKEHTVIITEDGCEVTTRSR
- a CDS encoding HIT family protein; the protein is MDQVFAPWRIEWVEREESDPGVDCVFCAFRDDDADRENRVVARSDRSFVLLNNYPYNPGHVMVIPHDHTGEYGELTEAALLDHARLKQRAFDALETAMGPDAFNAGLNLGGSAAGGSIDDHLHTHVVPRWDGDTNFMPVVSDTKVIVEAVDDTYERLHDAFAEQDGADVSGPDSAVRFA